The Variovorax paradoxus genome window below encodes:
- a CDS encoding Rieske 2Fe-2S domain-containing protein, producing the protein MSIASSTASAQPIHWSGPGLTRIPFGVYSDAQLAADEQARIFRGETWNYLCLEAELPEGGSYRTTFAGETPVVVVRDDDDEIYAFENRCAHRGALIALEKSGRSENFQCVYHAWSYNRQGDLTGVAFEKGVRGQGGMPASFCKEAHGPRKLRIARFCGLVFGSFSEDVPSIEEYLGDEICARIERVLHKPVEVIGRFTQALPNNWKLYVENVKDSYHASLLHLFFTTFELNRLSQKGGVIVDESGGHHVSYSMIDAAAEKDASYKEQALRSDNDRYRLKDPSVLAGFKEYDDGVTLQILSVFPGFVLQQIQNCLAVRQVLPKGTARTELNWTYIGYVDDTPEQRCVRLKQSNLVGPAGFISMEDGAVGGFVQRGIAGAADHEAIVEMGGDGAVSSEGRATEASVRGFWKAYRQHMGA; encoded by the coding sequence ATGTCCATCGCTTCATCCACCGCGTCCGCGCAACCGATCCACTGGTCGGGGCCCGGCCTCACGCGCATCCCCTTCGGCGTCTACAGCGACGCGCAACTGGCCGCCGACGAGCAGGCGCGCATCTTCCGCGGCGAGACCTGGAACTACCTGTGCCTCGAGGCCGAGTTGCCCGAGGGCGGCAGCTACCGCACCACCTTCGCGGGCGAAACGCCGGTGGTGGTGGTGCGCGACGACGACGACGAGATCTATGCCTTCGAGAACCGCTGCGCGCACCGCGGCGCGCTGATCGCGCTCGAGAAGTCGGGCCGCAGCGAGAACTTCCAGTGCGTCTACCACGCCTGGAGCTACAACCGCCAGGGCGACCTCACGGGCGTGGCCTTCGAGAAGGGGGTGAGGGGCCAGGGCGGCATGCCCGCGAGCTTCTGCAAGGAAGCACACGGGCCGCGCAAGCTGCGCATCGCGCGCTTCTGCGGCCTGGTGTTCGGCAGCTTCTCGGAGGACGTGCCCTCGATCGAGGAATACCTCGGCGACGAGATCTGCGCGCGCATCGAGCGCGTGCTGCACAAGCCGGTGGAGGTGATCGGCCGCTTCACGCAGGCGCTGCCCAACAACTGGAAGCTCTACGTCGAGAACGTGAAGGACAGCTACCACGCGAGCCTGCTGCACCTGTTCTTCACCACCTTCGAGCTCAACCGCCTGTCGCAGAAGGGCGGCGTGATCGTCGACGAGAGCGGTGGCCACCACGTGAGCTATTCGATGATCGACGCGGCCGCGGAAAAGGATGCGTCGTACAAGGAACAGGCGCTGCGCTCCGACAACGACCGCTATCGCCTGAAGGACCCGAGCGTGCTCGCGGGCTTCAAGGAATACGACGACGGCGTGACCTTGCAGATCCTCTCGGTGTTCCCGGGCTTCGTGCTGCAGCAGATCCAGAACTGCCTCGCGGTACGCCAGGTGCTGCCCAAGGGCACAGCGCGCACGGAACTCAACTGGACCTACATCGGCTATGTCGACGACACGCCCGAACAGCGCTGCGTGCGGCTCAAGCAGTCGAACCTGGTCGGGCCCGCGGGCTTCATCTCGATGGAGGACGGCGCGGTCGGCGGCTTCGTGCAGCGCGGCATCGCGGGCGCGGCCGACCACGAGGCCATCGTCGAGATGGGCGGCGACGGCGCCGTCTCGAGCGAAGGCCGCGCCACCGAGGCCTCGGTGCGCGGCTTCTGGAAGGCCTATCGCCAGCACATGGGCGCTTGA
- a CDS encoding aromatic-ring-hydroxylating dioxygenase subunit beta — protein sequence MIDLLALCAFNAAYADAIDSDALERWPEFFADDCHYRITHVENEREGLPAGIVYADSRAMLEDRIAALREANIYERQRYRHLLGMPLLLEAEGDAARARTPFMVARIMATGQTEMFATGSYEDRFVRRDGRLLLQSRVAVCDSTVTDTLLALPL from the coding sequence ATGATCGACCTGCTGGCGCTGTGCGCCTTCAACGCGGCCTATGCCGATGCCATCGACAGCGATGCGCTCGAACGCTGGCCCGAGTTCTTCGCCGACGACTGCCACTACCGCATCACCCACGTCGAGAACGAGCGCGAGGGACTGCCCGCGGGCATCGTCTACGCCGACTCGCGCGCGATGCTCGAGGACCGCATCGCCGCGCTGCGCGAGGCCAACATCTACGAGCGGCAGCGCTACCGCCATCTGCTGGGCATGCCGCTGCTGCTCGAGGCCGAGGGCGACGCGGCGCGCGCGCGCACGCCCTTCATGGTGGCGCGCATCATGGCCACGGGACAGACCGAGATGTTCGCCACCGGCAGCTACGAGGACCGCTTCGTGCGGCGCGACGGCCGCCTGCTGCTGCAGTCGCGCGTGGCCGTGTGCGACAGCACCGTGACCGACACCCTGCTCGCGCTGCCGCTGTGA
- a CDS encoding 4-hydroxythreonine-4-phosphate dehydrogenase PdxA, with amino-acid sequence MESSHRTPRRLALTAGDPNGIGPEIALKALAALPREDRGRIALYGPANVFERTAAQLGLDALLRDTALVTTGDLEARSGQIDAAAGASAVASATAALQACRRGEVDAVVACPHHETAIHRAGIAFSGYPSLVARVCGMAEDRVFLLLVGGGLRIVHATLHESVRTALERMTPALVAEAIRAGARACALLGVARPSIGVFGINPHASEGGLFGPEDAAIVAPAVEAARAEGLRVAGPSGADLLLADRAHDLYVAMFHDQGHIPVKLLAPRAASALSIGADALLSSVGHGSAMDIAGRGIASPEAVLRTIALLSGAPRATGEVVP; translated from the coding sequence ATCGAGTCTTCTCATCGAACGCCACGTCGGCTCGCGCTCACGGCGGGCGACCCCAACGGCATCGGGCCCGAGATCGCGCTGAAGGCCCTGGCCGCGCTGCCGCGCGAAGACCGTGGACGCATCGCGCTGTACGGACCGGCCAATGTGTTCGAACGCACGGCGGCGCAGCTCGGCCTCGACGCGCTGCTGCGCGATACGGCGCTGGTCACGACCGGCGACCTCGAAGCGCGATCCGGACAGATCGACGCCGCGGCGGGCGCTTCCGCGGTCGCATCGGCCACGGCCGCGCTGCAGGCCTGCCGGCGCGGCGAGGTCGATGCGGTGGTCGCCTGCCCGCACCACGAGACCGCGATCCATCGCGCCGGCATCGCCTTCAGCGGCTATCCCTCGCTGGTGGCGCGCGTCTGCGGCATGGCCGAGGACCGCGTGTTCCTGCTGCTCGTGGGCGGCGGGTTGCGCATCGTGCATGCGACGCTGCACGAGAGCGTGCGCACCGCGCTCGAACGTATGACGCCCGCGCTGGTGGCCGAGGCGATCCGTGCCGGCGCGCGGGCCTGCGCGCTGCTGGGCGTGGCCCGGCCTTCGATCGGCGTGTTCGGCATCAACCCGCATGCCTCCGAGGGCGGGCTGTTCGGGCCCGAGGACGCGGCGATCGTCGCCCCGGCGGTCGAGGCCGCGCGCGCCGAGGGCCTGCGCGTGGCCGGGCCCTCGGGCGCCGACCTGCTGCTCGCGGACCGCGCGCACGATCTCTACGTGGCGATGTTCCACGACCAGGGCCACATTCCCGTCAAGCTGCTGGCGCCGCGCGCCGCAAGCGCTTTGAGCATCGGCGCCGATGCGTTGCTGTCGAGCGTGGGCCATGGCAGCGCGATGGACATCGCGGGCCGCGGCATCGCGAGCCCCGAGGCCGTGCTGCGCACCATCGCACTGCTGTCGGGCGCGCCGCGAGCCACTGGCGAGGTCGTGCCATGA
- a CDS encoding 2Fe-2S iron-sulfur cluster binding domain-containing protein: MSQRIAIADSDLAFDGNEGETVLDAALRAGIELPHSCRKGVCGNCAGTVAHGEVAPTGRGAMVNETCGPGQVLFCMCTAASPALEIRPVSWRRVDPAARKRFVAKVFRHQLAAPDVSLLQLRLPAGQRARFQAGQYLQLKLDDGSTRCYSMANPPHESDTLTLHVRHVPGGAFSARVPRLESGELLEVELPFGAFSLAGGSEDTGPLVFVVGGTGFAPVKSILDDLMKRRVDRSITLLWGARRAQDIYLPAAVARWQRQWPSLRFVAALSDEDATLDESLRAEQVRGRADEALVQACPDLRGHALYCCGSPAMVAAVREAALARCGLDAADFHSDVFVEGPAA; this comes from the coding sequence ATGAGCCAGCGCATCGCCATCGCCGACAGCGACCTGGCCTTCGACGGCAACGAGGGCGAGACCGTGCTCGACGCCGCCTTGCGCGCCGGCATCGAGCTGCCCCACTCGTGCCGTAAGGGCGTGTGCGGCAACTGCGCGGGCACGGTCGCGCACGGCGAGGTCGCGCCCACGGGCCGCGGCGCGATGGTCAACGAGACCTGCGGGCCGGGCCAGGTGCTGTTCTGCATGTGCACGGCCGCGAGCCCCGCGCTCGAGATCCGGCCGGTGTCGTGGCGGCGCGTCGATCCCGCGGCGCGCAAGCGCTTCGTGGCCAAGGTGTTTCGCCACCAGCTCGCGGCGCCCGACGTCTCGCTGCTCCAGCTGCGGCTGCCCGCGGGCCAGCGCGCGCGCTTCCAGGCCGGCCAGTACCTGCAGCTGAAGCTCGACGACGGCAGCACGCGCTGCTACTCGATGGCCAATCCGCCGCACGAGAGCGACACGCTGACGCTGCATGTGCGCCATGTGCCCGGCGGTGCCTTCAGCGCGCGCGTGCCGCGGCTCGAAAGCGGCGAGCTGCTCGAGGTGGAGCTGCCGTTCGGCGCGTTCTCGCTGGCCGGTGGCAGCGAGGACACCGGCCCGCTGGTCTTCGTGGTCGGCGGCACCGGTTTCGCGCCGGTCAAGTCCATCCTCGACGACCTGATGAAGCGCCGCGTCGACCGGTCGATCACGCTGCTGTGGGGCGCGCGCCGCGCACAGGACATCTACCTGCCCGCGGCGGTCGCGCGCTGGCAGCGGCAATGGCCGTCGCTGCGCTTCGTCGCGGCGTTGAGCGACGAGGACGCGACGCTCGACGAGAGCCTGCGCGCCGAACAGGTTCGCGGCCGGGCCGACGAGGCGCTGGTGCAGGCCTGCCCCGACCTGCGCGGGCATGCGCTGTACTGCTGCGGTTCGCCCGCGATGGTGGCGGCGGTGCGCGAGGCCGCGCTTGCGCGCTGCGGCCTCGATGCCGCCGACTTCCATTCCGACGTGTTCGTGGAGGGTCCGGCGGCCTAG
- a CDS encoding response regulator → MNIDPVINITIDRSQHTVLVVDDNPTTRYATARVVRAAGFHTQEAGTGGEAVRLAPKNISAVVLDVHLPDFSGFEVCQQLRQRPETSTLPVVHLSATFVRNEHKVAGLNAGADAYLVHPVEPPVLIATLQALIRARLAEERQRASEARFRAIYDQAPLGIALIDALGRFADVNPAMLGMLGRSRETLIGQAVSAFAPPDWTDFVRTHTVESTDPLKPAARWTGEFPLLRQDGCWTRLEWTMSTPIEPGLRVGIALDVSERFELESRRREVLEREQAARASAERLSRTKDDFVAVLSHELRNPLNAIGGWVHLLKVGNRAPEQMEKGLNAIDRSVKAQARLISDILDVSRISSGKLRLHREWVDPAALVSASIEASNAAVAAKKLSIHFNQEGAEQAAWLDGTRFQQIVWNLLSNAIKFSNEGGRIVVDLVRSGDRLHLSVQDFGRGIASDFVPHLFDRFSQSDSPDNRFHGGLGLGLSIVKNLAELHGGQVSAHSEGEGKGATLRVSLGVVPDGDGGIILLDARQAAGDPPSDHLLAGLEVLVVEDNVDASEILAVVLSDAGALVRIAPDYDSALQLLDQKWPDVLVSDIGLPGRDGYDLIRELRQLEVARGEPRIYAIAHTAFTRPQDHTKATEAGFDAHLGKPLQPHALIALINQRHG, encoded by the coding sequence ATGAACATCGACCCCGTCATCAACATCACCATCGACCGCTCGCAGCACACGGTGCTGGTGGTCGACGACAACCCCACCACCCGCTACGCCACCGCGCGCGTGGTGCGCGCGGCCGGCTTCCATACGCAGGAGGCAGGCACCGGTGGCGAGGCCGTGCGGCTGGCGCCGAAGAACATCTCGGCGGTGGTGCTCGACGTGCACCTGCCGGACTTCAGCGGCTTCGAGGTCTGCCAGCAGCTGCGCCAGCGGCCCGAGACCTCGACCTTGCCGGTGGTGCACCTGTCGGCGACCTTCGTGCGAAACGAGCACAAGGTGGCGGGCCTCAACGCCGGTGCCGATGCCTACTTGGTGCATCCGGTCGAGCCGCCGGTGCTGATCGCCACCCTGCAGGCGCTGATCCGCGCGCGGCTGGCCGAGGAGCGGCAGCGCGCGAGCGAGGCGCGCTTTCGGGCCATCTACGACCAGGCGCCGCTGGGCATCGCGCTGATCGATGCACTGGGGCGCTTCGCCGACGTCAATCCCGCGATGCTCGGCATGCTGGGGCGCTCGCGCGAGACACTGATCGGACAGGCGGTCAGCGCCTTCGCGCCGCCGGACTGGACCGACTTCGTGCGCACCCACACCGTCGAGAGCACCGACCCGCTGAAGCCCGCGGCGCGCTGGACCGGCGAGTTTCCGCTGCTGCGCCAGGATGGCTGCTGGACCCGCCTCGAGTGGACCATGTCCACGCCGATCGAACCCGGCCTGCGCGTGGGCATTGCGCTCGACGTGTCCGAGCGCTTCGAACTCGAATCGCGCCGGCGCGAGGTGCTCGAGCGCGAGCAGGCGGCGCGTGCCTCGGCCGAGCGCCTGAGCCGCACCAAGGACGACTTCGTGGCCGTGCTCTCGCACGAGCTGCGCAATCCGCTCAACGCCATCGGCGGCTGGGTGCACCTGCTGAAGGTCGGCAATCGCGCGCCCGAGCAGATGGAGAAGGGCCTCAACGCCATCGACCGCAGCGTGAAGGCGCAGGCGCGGCTGATCTCCGACATCCTCGATGTCTCGCGCATCAGCTCGGGCAAGCTGCGGCTGCACCGCGAATGGGTGGACCCGGCCGCGCTGGTGAGCGCCTCGATCGAGGCCTCGAACGCGGCCGTGGCCGCGAAGAAGCTGTCCATCCACTTCAACCAGGAAGGCGCCGAGCAGGCCGCCTGGCTCGACGGCACGCGCTTCCAGCAGATCGTGTGGAACCTGCTGTCGAATGCCATCAAGTTCTCCAACGAGGGCGGTCGCATCGTGGTCGACCTGGTGCGCAGCGGCGACCGGCTCCATCTGTCGGTGCAGGATTTCGGCCGCGGCATCGCGAGCGATTTCGTGCCGCACCTGTTCGACCGTTTCTCGCAGAGCGACTCGCCCGACAACCGCTTCCATGGCGGGCTCGGCCTCGGGCTGTCGATCGTGAAGAACCTCGCCGAGCTGCATGGCGGTCAGGTCTCGGCCCACAGCGAAGGCGAGGGCAAGGGCGCCACCCTGCGCGTGTCGCTCGGCGTGGTGCCCGATGGCGACGGCGGGATCATCCTGCTCGACGCGCGCCAGGCCGCGGGCGATCCGCCCTCCGACCACCTGCTCGCGGGGCTCGAGGTGCTGGTGGTCGAGGACAACGTCGACGCCAGCGAGATCCTCGCGGTGGTGCTGTCCGACGCGGGCGCGCTGGTGCGCATCGCGCCCGACTACGACAGCGCGCTGCAGCTGCTCGACCAGAAATGGCCCGACGTGCTGGTGAGCGACATCGGCCTGCCGGGACGCGACGGCTACGACCTGATCCGCGAGCTGCGTCAGCTCGAGGTCGCGCGCGGCGAGCCGCGGATCTACGCGATCGCCCACACCGCCTTCACCCGGCCGCAGGACCACACCAAGGCGACCGAGGCCGGCTTCGATGCGCACCTGGGCAAGCCGCTGCAGCCGCATGCGCTGATTGCGCTGATCAACCAGCGCCACGGCTGA
- a CDS encoding histidine kinase codes for MSSSEPDTAHDTEASALARQLAESRQESDELRAELEETNRGVVALYAELDAQAEQLKKATELKSRFLAYMSHEFRTPINAIRSITRILNDRMDGPLTPEQEKQVGFVETMASELAEMVDDLLDLAKIEAGRVEISPAWFEMVDLFSALRGMFRPVLGNPATALIFEEPEGLPKLYTDDRKLSQILRNFISNAVKFTPEGEVRVTAMRVGDDRVRFSVADTGIGIAPEHHAAVFDDYSQVDSPVQKRLRGTGLGLSLSKQLATLLGGHVELESELGKGSTFSVTLPVQLRRQSGAEAQNGEDGWGWNGAGGTANEQHAGQA; via the coding sequence ATGAGCAGCAGCGAACCCGACACCGCGCACGACACCGAGGCCTCGGCGCTCGCGCGCCAGCTGGCCGAGAGCCGCCAGGAGAGCGACGAGCTGCGCGCCGAACTCGAGGAAACCAACCGCGGCGTGGTGGCGCTCTATGCCGAGCTCGACGCGCAGGCCGAGCAGCTCAAGAAGGCCACCGAGCTCAAGAGCCGCTTCCTGGCCTACATGAGCCACGAGTTCCGCACGCCGATCAATGCGATCCGCAGCATCACGCGCATCCTCAACGACCGCATGGACGGCCCGCTCACGCCCGAGCAGGAGAAGCAGGTCGGCTTCGTCGAGACCATGGCCTCGGAACTGGCCGAGATGGTCGACGACCTGCTCGACCTGGCCAAGATCGAGGCCGGCCGCGTGGAAATCTCGCCGGCCTGGTTCGAGATGGTCGACCTGTTCTCGGCGCTGCGCGGCATGTTCCGCCCGGTACTGGGCAACCCGGCCACCGCGCTGATCTTCGAGGAGCCCGAGGGGCTGCCCAAGCTCTATACCGACGACCGCAAGCTGTCGCAGATCCTGCGCAACTTCATCTCGAACGCGGTCAAGTTCACGCCCGAAGGCGAGGTGCGCGTGACCGCGATGCGCGTGGGCGACGACCGCGTGCGCTTCTCGGTGGCCGACACCGGCATCGGCATCGCACCCGAGCACCATGCGGCCGTGTTCGACGACTATTCGCAGGTCGATTCGCCGGTGCAGAAGCGGCTGCGCGGCACCGGCCTGGGCCTCTCGCTGAGCAAGCAACTTGCCACGCTGCTCGGCGGCCATGTCGAGCTCGAGAGCGAACTCGGCAAGGGCTCGACCTTCTCGGTCACGCTGCCGGTGCAGCTGCGGCGCCAGTCCGGCGCCGAGGCGCAGAACGGCGAGGACGGATGGGGCTGGAACGGAGCCGGCGGCACCGCGAACGAACAGCACGCGGGGCAGGCATGA
- a CDS encoding ATP-binding protein gives MEVIAGWTHKAIPIDDASRVGEARRHAAQAAAEMAWNEVDAGRVALVVTELGTNLLRHARKGRLLIASRPQMHEIEVVSIDEGPGIENLALSMQDGHSSGSTPGTGLGAVRRLADEFDIHSSVPEGTVCVARVREARGRGAAEVPGAQRVQIGALCLPAPYESVSGDAWAASVSPEGDNFNLLLVDGLGHGPEAAKAAQAATEAFAEAPGREVRDALQQLHQRLQSTRGAAVCVLKLDTEGESIAWSGAGNIVGRVLSGIFDKGILTQHGTAGMQIRKPEAATMELPPHALVVLHSDGIETRWQADRIRPLLQKDPTLVAAVLLRDHTRHRDDATVVVLRRKEWR, from the coding sequence GTGGAAGTGATCGCGGGCTGGACCCACAAGGCGATTCCGATCGACGATGCGAGCCGGGTCGGCGAGGCGCGACGGCATGCGGCGCAGGCCGCGGCCGAGATGGCCTGGAACGAGGTCGACGCCGGCCGGGTCGCGCTGGTCGTCACCGAGCTCGGTACCAACCTGCTGCGGCATGCGCGCAAGGGCCGGCTGCTGATCGCTTCGCGGCCGCAGATGCACGAGATCGAGGTCGTCTCGATCGACGAGGGGCCGGGCATCGAGAACCTCGCGCTGTCGATGCAGGACGGCCACTCCTCGGGCAGCACGCCCGGCACCGGCCTGGGCGCGGTGCGGCGGCTGGCCGACGAGTTCGACATCCATTCGTCGGTGCCCGAGGGCACGGTCTGCGTGGCGCGCGTGCGCGAGGCGCGCGGCCGCGGCGCGGCCGAGGTACCGGGCGCGCAGCGGGTGCAGATCGGTGCGCTGTGCCTGCCGGCGCCCTACGAATCCGTCAGCGGCGACGCGTGGGCGGCTTCGGTGTCGCCCGAGGGTGACAACTTCAACCTGCTGCTGGTCGACGGGCTGGGCCACGGGCCCGAGGCGGCCAAGGCCGCGCAGGCCGCGACCGAGGCCTTCGCGGAAGCACCTGGGCGCGAGGTCCGCGATGCGCTGCAGCAGCTGCACCAGCGGCTGCAGTCCACGCGCGGCGCGGCCGTGTGCGTGCTGAAGCTCGATACCGAGGGCGAGTCCATCGCCTGGTCGGGCGCCGGCAACATCGTCGGGCGCGTGCTCTCGGGCATCTTCGACAAGGGCATCCTGACCCAGCACGGCACCGCCGGCATGCAGATCCGCAAGCCCGAGGCCGCCACCATGGAACTTCCGCCGCACGCGCTGGTGGTGCTGCACAGCGACGGCATCGAGACGCGCTGGCAGGCCGACCGCATCCGGCCATTGCTGCAAAAGGACCCTACGCTGGTAGCCGCGGTGCTTTTGCGCGACCATACGCGTCACCGCGACGATGCGACGGTCGTGGTTCTGCGGCGAAAGGAATGGCGATGA
- a CDS encoding anti-sigma regulatory factor, whose amino-acid sequence MAADPTGTLPLLSEHNIVASRQMVRALCQELKLSLVDQTKMITAASELSRNALIHGGGGRMRWEFVERNGRRGLQLHFEDEGRGIEDIALALTDGWTSGNGMGLGLPGSKRLVNDFEIQSAPGAGTRVSITKWK is encoded by the coding sequence TTGGCCGCTGACCCCACGGGCACGTTGCCGCTGCTGTCCGAGCACAACATCGTGGCCAGCCGCCAGATGGTGCGCGCGCTGTGCCAGGAACTCAAGCTGTCGCTGGTCGACCAGACCAAGATGATCACGGCCGCCAGCGAGCTGTCGCGCAACGCGCTGATCCACGGCGGAGGCGGGCGCATGCGCTGGGAGTTCGTCGAACGCAACGGCCGGCGCGGCCTGCAGCTGCACTTCGAGGACGAGGGCCGCGGCATCGAGGACATCGCGCTGGCGCTGACCGATGGCTGGACCAGCGGCAACGGCATGGGCCTGGGGCTGCCGGGCAGCAAGCGGCTGGTCAACGACTTCGAGATCCAGTCGGCGCCCGGCGCAGGCACCCGCGTGAGCATCACCAAGTGGAAGTGA
- a CDS encoding STAS domain-containing protein, with translation MDRIPILRMGDILLVTIQVDMQDQTALQLQDDLAGQISRTGASGVMIDISALEIVDSFVGRMLTSISGIARILSATTVVVGMQPAVAITLVELGLSLEGVRTALNVERGMEMLRRARLENALGR, from the coding sequence ATGGACCGCATTCCCATCCTGCGCATGGGCGACATCCTGCTGGTGACGATCCAGGTCGACATGCAGGACCAGACCGCGCTGCAGCTGCAGGACGACCTGGCCGGCCAGATCTCCAGGACCGGTGCCTCGGGCGTGATGATCGACATCTCGGCGCTCGAGATCGTCGACTCCTTCGTCGGCCGCATGCTGACCAGCATCTCGGGCATCGCCCGCATCCTGTCGGCCACCACGGTGGTGGTCGGCATGCAGCCGGCGGTGGCGATCACCCTGGTCGAACTCGGGCTGTCGCTCGAGGGCGTGAGAACGGCGCTCAATGTCGAGCGCGGCATGGAGATGCTGCGCCGCGCGCGCCTGGAGAACGCTCTTGGCCGCTGA
- a CDS encoding STAS domain-containing protein translates to MKNDHEALRATLREEENDVLEGWLDEARVSEPGARRAAKAEGGELLRQLDGVLAAGGDAARFEAAEWAPLRDTLANLSRTRAAKGESAGDTSLFVLALKKPLFDALQRRLAKDPAALAGALWTLSASVDKLAQHTVTTFQQAREDIIRRQQEELLELSTPVVKLWEGVLAVPMIGVLDSGRTQMVMEALLQRIVETGSGIAIIDITGVPTVDTLVAQHLLKTVTAIRLMGADCIISGIRPQIAQTIVHLGIDLQGVQTKATLADALALALKQAGWRIERTA, encoded by the coding sequence ATGAAGAACGACCATGAAGCGTTGCGCGCGACGCTGCGCGAGGAAGAAAACGACGTCCTCGAGGGCTGGCTGGACGAAGCCCGCGTGAGCGAACCGGGCGCGCGTCGCGCGGCCAAGGCCGAGGGCGGTGAGCTGCTGCGCCAGCTCGACGGCGTGCTGGCCGCGGGCGGCGACGCCGCGCGCTTCGAGGCGGCCGAATGGGCACCGCTGCGCGACACGCTGGCCAACCTCTCGCGCACGCGCGCGGCCAAGGGCGAGTCGGCCGGCGACACCAGCCTGTTCGTGCTGGCGCTCAAGAAGCCGCTGTTCGATGCGCTGCAGCGCCGGCTGGCGAAGGATCCCGCCGCGCTGGCCGGCGCGCTGTGGACCCTGTCGGCCTCGGTCGACAAGCTCGCGCAGCACACGGTCACCACCTTCCAGCAGGCGCGCGAGGACATCATCCGCCGCCAGCAGGAAGAGTTGCTCGAACTCTCGACCCCGGTCGTGAAGCTGTGGGAGGGCGTGCTGGCCGTGCCGATGATCGGCGTGCTCGACAGCGGCCGCACGCAGATGGTGATGGAGGCGCTGCTGCAGCGCATCGTCGAGACCGGCTCCGGCATCGCGATCATCGACATCACGGGCGTGCCCACGGTCGACACCCTGGTGGCCCAGCATCTGCTCAAGACCGTGACCGCGATCCGCCTGATGGGCGCCGACTGCATCATCAGCGGCATCCGGCCGCAGATCGCCCAGACCATCGTGCACCTGGGCATCGACCTGCAGGGCGTGCAGACCAAGGCCACGCTGGCCGACGCGCTCGCGCTGGCCCTGAAGCAGGCGGGCTGGCGCATCGAGCGCACGGCCTGA
- the leuB gene encoding 3-isopropylmalate dehydrogenase has translation MKIAVMPGDGIGPEVTAQALKVLKAVVGTAQPLELAHAAIGQAGIDSAGDPLPAATSEIARQADAILFGSAGMPGDEAIPFMMRPGASLLRLRKELGLFANFRPAFLFPELIGASTLKPEVVEGLDLLILRELTGDVYFGEPRGSGVNAAGEREAFNTMRYSEPEVERIAHVAFRTARARKGRLCSVDKANVLEVMQLWREVVTRVGAEYPDVELTHLFVDAAAMQLMRAPKQFDVIVTGNIFGDILSDAAAMLTGSIGMLPSASMAAGSFGLYEPVHGTAPDIAGRNLANPLAAILSMAMMLRFSFGQAANADRVEQAVRRVLADGLRTRDIYQAGSTRVGTEEMGDAVVAALGKN, from the coding sequence ATGAAGATCGCAGTGATGCCGGGCGACGGCATTGGCCCCGAGGTGACCGCCCAGGCATTGAAGGTGCTGAAGGCCGTGGTGGGCACGGCCCAGCCGCTGGAACTCGCGCATGCCGCGATCGGCCAGGCCGGCATCGACAGCGCGGGCGATCCGCTGCCCGCGGCCACCAGCGAGATCGCGCGCCAGGCCGACGCCATCCTGTTCGGCTCGGCCGGCATGCCCGGCGACGAAGCCATTCCGTTCATGATGCGCCCCGGCGCGAGCCTGCTGCGCCTGCGCAAGGAGCTCGGCCTATTCGCGAACTTCAGGCCGGCCTTCCTGTTTCCCGAGCTGATCGGCGCCTCCACGCTCAAGCCCGAGGTGGTCGAGGGGCTCGACCTGCTGATCCTGCGCGAGCTCACGGGCGACGTTTATTTCGGCGAGCCGCGCGGCAGTGGCGTCAATGCAGCGGGCGAGCGCGAGGCCTTCAACACCATGCGCTACTCCGAGCCCGAGGTCGAGCGCATCGCGCACGTGGCCTTCCGCACGGCGCGCGCGCGCAAGGGCCGGCTGTGCTCGGTCGACAAGGCCAACGTGCTCGAGGTGATGCAGCTGTGGCGCGAGGTGGTCACGCGCGTGGGGGCCGAGTATCCCGACGTGGAGCTCACGCATCTGTTCGTCGATGCGGCGGCCATGCAGCTGATGCGCGCGCCCAAGCAGTTCGACGTGATCGTCACCGGCAACATCTTCGGCGACATCCTGTCCGACGCGGCCGCGATGCTCACCGGTTCCATCGGCATGCTGCCCTCGGCCTCGATGGCGGCCGGCAGCTTCGGCCTGTACGAGCCGGTGCACGGCACCGCGCCCGACATCGCCGGGCGCAACCTCGCGAACCCGCTGGCCGCGATCCTGTCGATGGCGATGATGCTGCGCTTCTCGTTCGGCCAGGCGGCGAACGCCGATCGCGTGGAGCAGGCGGTGCGCCGCGTGCTGGCCGATGGCCTGCGCACCCGCGACATCTACCAGGCCGGCAGCACGCGCGTGGGCACCGAGGAAATGGGCGACGCGGTGGTCGCGGCTCTTGGCAAGAACTGA